A region of Rhinoraja longicauda isolate Sanriku21f chromosome 1, sRhiLon1.1, whole genome shotgun sequence DNA encodes the following proteins:
- the lias gene encoding lipoyl synthase, mitochondrial, which yields MKRLLLGRPRLAQVYARLLCSQLKTFSTLPNKKKQLLEEGPDLREFISGELSDKKTWEEYKGTLKRPKGERLRLPPWLKTEIPLGKNYNKLKNTLRNLNLHTVCEEARCPNIGECWGGEKGTATATIMLMGDTCTRGCRFCSVKTSRKPPPLDPNEPINTANAIAEWGLDYVVLTSVDRDDLSDGGAKHFAATVSQLKERHSKIIVECLTPDFRGDLKAVETVAVSGLDVYAHNVETVRELQRSVRDPRANFDQSLNVLKHAKKVKPGLLSKTSIMLGLGETDEQVYATLKELRESGVDCVTLGQYMQPTKRHLKVDEYITPEKFKYWENAGNELGFLFTASGPLVRSSYKAGEYFMKKLLNKRMAEPS from the exons ATGAAGCGGTTGCTGCTCGGCCGCCCGCGACTGGCACAG GTTTATGCTCGCCTTCTCTGCAGTCAGCTAAAGACTTTCAGTACACTGCCAAATAAAAAGAAACAACTTCTAGAAGAGGGTCCTGATCTGCGGGAATTTATATCCGGTGAATTATCGGACAAGAAAACATGGGAAGAATACAAAGGCACTCTGAAACGCCCAAAGGGAGAAAG ATTACGATTGCCTCCATGGTTAAAGACAGAGATTCCTCTTGGGAAAAATTATAATAAATTGAAAAATACTCTTCGGAATTTGAATCTGCACACT gtatgtgaagaggcaaGATGTCCAAATATTGGAGAATGCTGGGGAGGAGAAAAAGGCACAGCCACAGCCACTATTATG TTAATGGGTGACACCTGCACACGAGGCTGCAGGTTCTGTTCAGTAAAAACCAGTCGCAAGCCTCCACCTTTGGATCCCAATGAGCCCATCAACACAGCAAATGCAATAGCAGAGTGGGGCCTTGACTATGTTGTGCTGACTTCCGTGGACAGAGATG ATCTTTCAGATGGTGGAGCAAAACATTTTGCAGCTACAGTATCGCAGTTAAAAGAAAG ACATTCCAAAATCATAGTAGAATGCCTGACCCCCGACTTCAGAGGTGATCTAAAAGCTGTTGAAACAGTGGCAGTTTCAGGACTTGATGTATACGCGCACAATGTGGAGACTGTCAGGGAATTGCAGAG GTCTGTTCGAGATCCTCGAGCAAATTTTGACCAATCGCTGAATGTGTTAAAACATGCAAAGAAAGTAAAACCTGGGCTCCTTTCAAAAACATCCATAATGTTGGGTCTTGGTGAGACGGATGAACAAGTGTATGCAACATTGAAAG AACTACGAGAGTCTGGTGTGGACTGCGTAACATTAGGACAGTACATGCAGCCCACAAAACGACATCTAAAG GTGGATGAGTACATAACTCCAGAGAAGTTTAAATACTGGGAAAATGCGGGTAATGAGCTTGGATTCCTTTTCACTGCCAGTGGACCCTTGGTGCGCTCTTCGTACAAAGCAG
- the rpl9 gene encoding large ribosomal subunit protein uL6 isoform X1 yields the protein MKTILSSQIVDIPVNVSVSLKGRTVIVKGPRGTLRREFNHINLELSLLGVKKKKLRVDKWWGNRKELATVRTICSHVQNMIKGVTLGFRYKMRSVYAHFPINVVVQETGSLVEIRNFLGEKFIRRVRMKPGVSCIVSQAQKDELVLEGNDIELVSNSAALIQQATTVKNKDIRKFLDGIYVSEKGAVVEASSYA from the exons ATGAAGACCATTCTCAGCAGCCAGATTGTTGATATCCCTGTCAATG TCTCTGTGTCCTTGAAAGGCCGCACCGTCATTGTAAAGGGGCCCCGAGGAACATTGCGAAGGGAATTTAATCACATCAACTTGGAGCTCAGCCTCCTTGGTGTCAAGAAGAAGAAG ctTCGAGTTGACAAATGGTGGGGTAACAGGAAGGAACTAGCAACAGTACGGACAATCTGCAGTCATGTCCAGAACATGATTAAGGGCGTCACTTTA GGTTTCCGTTACAAGATGAGGTCTGTGTATGCTCATTTCCCTATCAATGTGGTTGTTCAAGAGACGGGATCTCTGGTAGAGATCCGAAACTTCTTGGGAGAGAAGTTTATTCGTAGAGTCCGTATGAAGCCCG GTGTTTCATGTATCGTTTCCCAGGCCCAGAAAGATGAGCTTGTTCTTGAGGGAAATGATATTGAACTGGTGTCAAACTCTG CTGCCCTGATCCAACAGGCAACAACAGTCAAAAACAAGGATATTCGAAAGTTCTTGGATGGTATTTACGTCTCTGAGAAGGGTGCAGTTGTTGAGGCGTCATCTTATGCATAA